The following are from one region of the Mustela lutreola isolate mMusLut2 chromosome 9, mMusLut2.pri, whole genome shotgun sequence genome:
- the MGME1 gene encoding mitochondrial genome maintenance exonuclease 1, which produces MKAFQTICRQLRSSKRFSLEPTAHVDFSTSSYSCSRKKKVNPYKEVDQGKYSDLVQSVLSSRGLAQTPESLFEEDNLLYGPVSKCKPPKQDEEARVPRNWCPLFNPEKSIKPNATSTSTVPLKIPLQRNTARSVTKILQQTMTSEQLFYLERWKQRMILELGEDGFAEYSSNIFLQGKRFHKALESILAPEGDLKEREENLKSGYIESVQHILKDVSGVRALESAVQHETLKYVGLLDCVAEYQGKLCVIDWKTSEKPKPYIRNTFDNPLQVVAYVGAINNDANYSFQVQCGLIVVAYKDGSPAHPHFMDTELCSQYWAKWLLRLEEYTKKEKNQNVQKPD; this is translated from the exons ATGAAGGCGTTTCAAACCATCTGCAGGCAGCTTAGAAGTTCAAAGAGGTTTTCTCTAGAACCAACCGCCCATGTGgatttctccacttcctcttacTCATGCAGCCGGAAGAAAAAAGTGAACCCTTATAAAGAAGTGGACCAAGGAAAGTACTCTGATTTAGTACAATCTGTCTTGTCATCCAGAGGCCTTGCTCAGACTCCAGAATCATTGTTTGAGGAAGATAATTTACTTTATGGACCTGTGAGTAAGTGTAAGCCCCCTAAGCAAGATGAAGAAGCAAGAGTTCCACGAAACTGGTGTCCTCTCTTCAATCCAGAGAAAAGCATAAAACCAAATGCAACAAGTACTTCTACAGTTCCTTTGAAAATCCCTTTGCAAAGAAATACAGCACGTAGTGTGACCAAGATCCTTCAGCAGACCATGACATCAGAACAACTTTTCTACTTGGAGAGGTGGAAACAGCGGATGATTCTGGAACTGGGAGAGGATGGCTTTGCAGAATATTCTTCAA ACATATTTTTACAAGGGAAACGGTTCCATAAAGCCTTGGAAAGCATACTTGCACCTGAGGGGGacttgaaggaaagagaagaaaatctcaaATCTGGATATATTGAAAGTGTCCagcatatcttgaaagatgtcAGTGGAGTGCGAGCTCTTGAAAGCGCTGTTCAACATGAGACCCTAAAGTATGTAGGTCTACTGGACTGTGTGGCTGAATATCA ggGCAAGCTGTGTGTGATTGATTGGAAGACATCGGAGAAACCGAAACCTTACATTCGAAATACATTTGACAACCCGCTGCAGGTTGTGGCCTATGTTGGTGCCATAAATAATGATGCCAACTATAGCTTTCAG GTTCAGTGTGGCTTAATCGTGGTGGCCTACAAAGATGGATCCCCTGCTCATCCACATTTCATGGACACTGAGCTCTGTTCGCAGTACTGGGCCAAGTGGCTTCTTCGACTAGAAGAAtatacaaagaaggaaaagaaccaGAATGTTCAGAAACCAGATTAA